From a single Bryobacter aggregatus MPL3 genomic region:
- a CDS encoding flagellar hook assembly protein FlgD, whose amino-acid sequence MTRTTDLSRSYQMLADNSTGKTETKQDKTQSADPNDLANKEVFLQLLIAQIKNQDPTSPTDSIQYITQLSQFTGVEQLVDIKQTLKQLSAAILPASTSQSNTKES is encoded by the coding sequence ATGACCCGCACAACCGACCTTTCTCGCAGCTATCAAATGCTGGCAGATAACTCGACCGGCAAGACGGAGACGAAGCAGGACAAGACTCAAAGTGCAGATCCCAATGATCTGGCGAACAAGGAAGTCTTTCTGCAACTCCTCATTGCGCAGATCAAGAACCAGGATCCAACCAGCCCGACAGACAGCATCCAGTACATCACGCAGTTGAGTCAGTTCACGGGAGTGGAGCAACTCGTCGACATCAAGCAAACGCTCAAGCAACTGAGCGCGGCCATTCTCCCTGCGAGCACCTCGCAGAGCAACACAAAAGAAAGCTAG
- a CDS encoding flagellar hook protein FlgE → MFTSFSTALSALGAHATAVDVVGNNLANLNTTGFKASSVSFYDLVTQSLGAGLGETQVGFGVGRPVTLRSFSQGAIQNGGSLDAAIQGDGFLILKGQQGQIVYSRGGSLVVDKDGTLLTGKGYKVQGWTEVNGVVDTNAPVGDIVVPVGSIKAPIPSTSFQFDMNLNAAATAGPPADSFKTSIEVFDSLGSSHIISVSFTKSATANSWDYSLSVPDADVSSPVTPVTGTMQFNGSGQLVSPDSQTPISFSIPGLVNGASDMTLNWQIYNGQTPRITQYSQPSAVSANYQDGQPSAQLVRVGLGDGGRILAQYSNGVQSVVGQLAMASIRNPESLVAVGDSAFQLSERSALPAIGSSGTGGRGQILGGSVEASNVDIAKEFTNLIILQRGYQANTRVITTVDEISQETINLKR, encoded by the coding sequence ATGTTTACATCCTTCTCAACCGCACTCTCCGCCCTCGGCGCACACGCGACGGCCGTCGATGTTGTGGGCAATAACCTCGCCAATCTGAATACTACGGGCTTTAAGGCCAGCAGTGTATCTTTCTATGATTTGGTGACGCAATCGCTGGGCGCAGGTCTCGGCGAGACACAGGTCGGATTTGGAGTCGGCCGCCCCGTCACCTTACGGAGCTTTTCGCAGGGCGCGATCCAGAATGGCGGGAGTCTCGATGCTGCCATCCAAGGTGATGGCTTTCTCATCCTCAAGGGGCAACAAGGGCAGATCGTGTATTCGCGGGGCGGGAGCCTGGTGGTGGACAAGGACGGCACTCTTTTGACGGGGAAGGGCTACAAGGTCCAGGGTTGGACTGAGGTGAATGGAGTTGTGGATACGAATGCACCGGTTGGAGACATTGTCGTTCCGGTGGGTTCGATTAAGGCGCCGATTCCTTCCACCAGCTTCCAGTTCGATATGAATTTGAATGCCGCGGCGACCGCGGGACCGCCTGCCGATTCATTCAAGACCTCGATTGAAGTCTTCGACTCCCTCGGCTCGAGTCATATCATCTCGGTTTCTTTCACAAAGTCCGCGACGGCAAACTCTTGGGACTATAGTCTCTCGGTCCCCGATGCGGATGTGAGTTCACCGGTAACACCGGTCACGGGCACGATGCAATTCAACGGTTCGGGGCAATTGGTGAGTCCCGACTCGCAGACGCCGATTTCTTTCTCCATTCCCGGACTGGTCAATGGTGCCTCCGACATGACATTGAATTGGCAGATCTATAACGGCCAGACACCCCGGATCACGCAGTACTCACAACCATCGGCGGTGAGTGCAAATTATCAGGATGGGCAACCTTCCGCGCAACTTGTGCGTGTCGGGCTTGGCGATGGGGGCAGAATCCTGGCGCAGTATTCAAATGGCGTCCAGAGCGTTGTCGGGCAACTGGCGATGGCCTCCATTCGAAATCCGGAATCGCTCGTTGCCGTCGGGGACAGTGCCTTTCAACTGAGTGAGCGGAGCGCGCTTCCGGCCATTGGGAGTTCTGGCACAGGAGGACGCGGGCAGATTCTAGGAGGTTCAGTCGAAGCCTCCAATGTAGATATCGCAAAGGAGTTCACCAACCTGATCATCCTGCAGCGTGGTTATCAGGCGAATACTCGTGTCATCACGACGGTAGATGAAATTAGCCAGGAAACGATCAATCTCAAGCGGTAA
- a CDS encoding FliM/FliN family flagellar motor switch protein — protein MGLMKHFDHFLDMPLTVEAVLDRKTMTILDILSLEEGSVIKLNRSAGENIDIMIGGSSVAFAEVVIIEESMGVRVTDLTTDN, from the coding sequence ATGGGCCTCATGAAGCACTTCGATCATTTTCTCGACATGCCGCTCACTGTTGAAGCTGTTCTCGACCGCAAGACGATGACGATCCTCGACATCCTCTCTCTTGAGGAGGGGAGTGTGATCAAGCTCAATCGTTCTGCGGGCGAGAACATCGACATCATGATCGGTGGCAGTTCGGTGGCCTTCGCAGAGGTCGTGATCATTGAGGAATCGATGGGCGTGCGCGTGACGGATTTGACGACGGATAACTGA
- a CDS encoding flagellar type III secretion system pore protein FliP, with protein MRLILSLLLALPLWAAPQTNAEPGGAALRLAVQFTLAALVPMFFVTLTPFLRISVVLHFLRQALGTQTVPSNQVVIALSSLLTILAISPQVTAIYKDVIQPYNAGKMAEEQAFTAGGAQMKTYMLPYLGEKEIALMLRVSHAPAPKSPSELGFPVIAGAYMLSELKSAFKIGVLLYMPFLIIDLIVSAVIVTLGMIQLPPVMISAPFKILIFVVSDGWTVIIDALMKSLQVAR; from the coding sequence TTGCGCTTGATCCTCTCGCTATTGCTCGCTCTTCCTCTCTGGGCAGCCCCGCAGACAAATGCCGAACCGGGAGGCGCGGCGCTCCGGTTGGCCGTCCAGTTTACGCTGGCGGCCTTGGTTCCGATGTTCTTTGTCACTCTGACGCCGTTCCTAAGAATCAGCGTCGTGCTGCATTTCCTGCGGCAAGCTCTTGGCACACAAACGGTTCCCTCAAATCAAGTGGTGATTGCGTTGTCTTCTCTGTTGACGATTCTGGCGATCTCGCCGCAAGTGACCGCGATCTACAAGGACGTCATTCAGCCCTATAACGCCGGCAAGATGGCCGAGGAACAAGCTTTTACTGCAGGGGGTGCCCAAATGAAGACCTATATGCTGCCCTATCTCGGAGAAAAAGAGATCGCGCTGATGTTGCGTGTCTCGCACGCCCCGGCGCCGAAGAGTCCCTCGGAACTGGGCTTCCCGGTGATTGCGGGCGCCTACATGCTCAGCGAATTGAAAAGTGCCTTCAAAATCGGAGTGCTGCTCTACATGCCGTTTCTGATCATCGACCTCATTGTCTCTGCGGTCATCGTGACGCTCGGTATGATCCAACTCCCGCCGGTGATGATCTCTGCACCATTCAAAATCTTGATCTTTGTGGTTTCTGATGGCTGGACCGTCATCATTGATGCGCTGATGAAGTCTTTGCAGGTGGCTCGCTGA
- a CDS encoding flagellar biosynthetic protein FliQ, protein MAVEIIRGTILTSILIAAPLLAICLICGVLFNLIQVATSIQDPGFSSIPRFSVCAFAFLLLLPWMLNQMTGFVARTAEMIPRVAR, encoded by the coding sequence ATGGCAGTGGAGATCATTCGAGGCACGATTCTGACTTCAATCCTGATTGCTGCCCCCTTGCTGGCGATCTGTCTGATCTGCGGTGTTCTCTTCAACCTGATTCAGGTTGCCACCTCGATCCAGGATCCTGGCTTTAGCTCTATTCCTCGCTTCTCGGTTTGCGCTTTTGCCTTCCTGCTCTTACTGCCGTGGATGTTGAACCAGATGACCGGATTTGTGGCCCGCACAGCCGAGATGATTCCAAGGGTGGCTCGCTGA
- a CDS encoding flagellar biosynthetic protein FliR: MSTPEKVALLFFVELMRASTAVGLLHIPGFRQIPASTRAFLGFLLAILCLAAKWGQPGLVAPARGDLWVICAKNLVAGLFVALLWNIVLDACALTIQIASVQSGLSYASVIDPTNDTESGSLLAATQFSILLTFVAAGLHLEFLRLLLDSDALWPKLTNAATIAGMLKVILGQSFLIGIRLAAPFMAILILLDVASAIGGRFAERFQLSMLAFPVKWTVTLLILLASAATFQQLEVRLAIGALSLAEGR; this comes from the coding sequence ATGAGTACTCCTGAGAAGGTCGCGTTGTTGTTCTTTGTGGAGCTAATGCGGGCGAGTACTGCGGTCGGGTTGCTGCACATTCCCGGCTTTCGCCAGATCCCGGCGTCCACGCGAGCGTTCCTGGGCTTCTTGTTGGCGATTCTTTGCCTGGCCGCGAAGTGGGGGCAACCAGGATTGGTGGCGCCTGCGAGAGGGGATCTTTGGGTGATCTGCGCCAAGAACCTCGTGGCCGGCTTGTTTGTTGCCTTGCTGTGGAACATTGTGCTCGATGCGTGCGCGTTGACAATCCAGATTGCCTCGGTGCAATCGGGATTGAGCTATGCCTCGGTGATCGATCCCACCAACGACACCGAGAGCGGCTCCTTGCTGGCGGCCACGCAGTTCAGCATTCTTCTCACCTTCGTTGCCGCAGGGCTTCATCTCGAGTTTCTTCGTTTACTTCTTGACTCTGATGCGCTCTGGCCGAAACTCACCAACGCGGCAACGATCGCCGGGATGCTAAAGGTCATTTTGGGCCAGAGCTTTCTCATAGGGATCCGGCTGGCGGCTCCGTTCATGGCGATTCTAATTCTGCTCGATGTCGCATCGGCGATTGGCGGACGCTTCGCCGAACGTTTTCAGCTCAGCATGCTGGCCTTTCCGGTGAAGTGGACTGTCACTCTTCTGATTCTGCTCGCCTCCGCGGCTACCTTTCAGCAACTTGAAGTCCGGCTGGCCATCGGAGCTCTTTCTCTAGCGGAGGGGCGATAG
- a CDS encoding EscU/YscU/HrcU family type III secretion system export apparatus switch protein produces the protein MSQSGERTEEATPRRLEKARKDGRIVSSRYWVMGVQFTVAFLYFSGAGASLGPGLRHWRSWLSSAFDASLSIEKLLEPSLHWTKLGLLYCFWAGLLTSSSVLVSHLLVSQGYFSLSRVKPDFSKLFSASRLGGQLKEGLKSLRAGIFLIFLAVLFATLYGRELLTWSIFLARLSLSGQIAEQSRQYFSYGKLCCLLFFLVGAADLLQAMRTHRNQLKMSKQELKEEFKESNGSPHVKAKIRKMMKDFTGKRMMQQLPKATVVITNPTHYAIAIQYKPEEMNVPLVLAKGVDHVALRIRKVAMSHEIPIVENKPLAQALYKSVEVGQEIPMDLYRAVAEVLAYVYRVLGRHSQR, from the coding sequence GTGTCGCAATCGGGAGAACGGACCGAGGAAGCTACGCCGCGGCGCCTCGAGAAGGCACGCAAAGACGGCAGAATTGTTTCCAGCCGTTATTGGGTCATGGGAGTTCAGTTCACGGTGGCCTTTCTGTATTTCAGTGGAGCGGGCGCTTCGCTTGGGCCCGGTTTGCGGCATTGGCGCAGTTGGCTGAGTTCTGCTTTTGACGCATCGCTGAGCATTGAGAAGCTTCTCGAGCCGTCCCTGCATTGGACCAAGCTTGGGCTTTTGTATTGTTTCTGGGCTGGTCTCCTCACCAGTTCCTCTGTTCTCGTCTCCCATCTCCTGGTCAGCCAGGGCTATTTCAGCCTCAGCCGCGTGAAGCCCGATTTCTCTAAGCTCTTCAGTGCCAGCCGCTTGGGCGGGCAACTGAAGGAAGGGTTGAAGTCTCTGCGTGCCGGAATCTTCCTGATCTTCCTTGCCGTTCTATTTGCCACCCTCTATGGGCGGGAACTGCTCACCTGGAGCATCTTTCTGGCCCGGCTCTCCCTATCGGGGCAGATTGCGGAGCAAAGCCGGCAGTACTTCAGCTACGGCAAGCTCTGCTGTTTGTTGTTCTTTCTTGTGGGAGCTGCCGACCTGCTCCAGGCGATGAGAACGCATCGCAACCAGTTGAAGATGAGCAAGCAGGAACTCAAGGAAGAGTTTAAAGAGAGCAACGGCAGCCCCCATGTCAAAGCGAAGATCCGCAAGATGATGAAGGATTTTACCGGCAAGCGGATGATGCAGCAGTTGCCGAAAGCAACGGTCGTCATTACCAATCCGACGCACTATGCCATTGCGATCCAGTACAAGCCCGAGGAGATGAATGTTCCGCTTGTCCTGGCCAAGGGCGTTGATCATGTGGCGCTCCGGATCCGCAAAGTAGCCATGAGCCATGAGATTCCGATTGTCGAGAACAAGCCGCTCGCCCAGGCGCTTTATAAATCTGTGGAAGTCGGCCAGGAGATTCCAATGGATCTCTATCGTGCCGTGGCGGAAGTGCTCGCCTATGTTTACCGCGTCCTTGGACGCCATTCCCAACGCTAG
- a CDS encoding flagellar biosynthesis protein FlhA: MNPSLPTQSKHVSVPRSGASPSAAMPLLSWEIVRNAEIFVPLAVLGILMALILPIPPLLLDALISLNIAVSVIVLLVSMYIRKAVEFSIFPTALLLLTLFRLALNVSSSRLILMNGNLGTSAAGDVIESFGKFVVGGSFVIGLVMFLVLIAIQYVVINHGAVRISEVTARFTLDALPGKQMSIDADLNAGLIDEPEAKDRRKKLNQEAEFYGAMDGASRFTQRDAVAGILILLINVCAGFLIGVLQYGMDLFRAFETYTILTIGDGLVTVIPALMISMAGGLIVTRASSEGQLDAEVKRQVLTNPEPIALAGIVLVLLALVPGLPKLPFAGLGALALYGAKRLAEAKRLKDLAKPEPAAAAASNKDTIETLLRVDTVAVEVGLGLVRLVEGGGQSTLLQRISGVRKQMATDLGFVLPAVRVTDNLSLRATEYRILVKGNEMARFEVKRGYELALLAGDAKDPGHLRAIDALLSQGAFRTKEPAFQLDALWVPNELVEQARMEGCTIVDTASLVGTHFSEIVKRSACEIFTRQDTKRYVDRVAEETPKLVEDLVPKLLPLSTVQKILQNLLRERVSIRDGVSILEAMSEGGAVTRNPTLITEFVRQSIRRTITRQLLTGASELNAWFLHPDLEQDLEASVEHGEFNSHLTATPAKVRELLARCKQVFDNPLSSATILSGSNSRFFLRQVTETAFPNMNVLSHSEIASGIQVNSLGQI, from the coding sequence ATGAACCCTTCTTTACCGACACAGTCGAAACATGTTTCTGTGCCTCGCTCCGGAGCTTCGCCAAGTGCGGCGATGCCGTTGCTGAGCTGGGAGATTGTGCGGAATGCCGAGATCTTCGTTCCTTTGGCTGTGCTCGGAATCCTCATGGCGCTGATCCTGCCGATTCCTCCGCTGTTGCTCGATGCACTGATCTCGCTGAATATCGCAGTCAGTGTCATCGTACTGCTCGTCTCGATGTACATTCGCAAGGCAGTCGAGTTCTCGATCTTTCCCACTGCGCTTCTTTTGCTGACTCTATTCCGGCTCGCTTTGAACGTTTCGTCGTCCCGCCTCATTCTGATGAATGGCAACCTCGGAACTTCCGCTGCTGGTGATGTGATCGAGTCCTTCGGGAAATTTGTTGTCGGCGGTAGCTTCGTGATCGGGCTGGTGATGTTCCTGGTGTTGATTGCGATTCAGTATGTCGTCATTAACCACGGTGCGGTCCGGATCTCAGAGGTAACGGCGCGCTTCACTCTGGATGCGCTCCCAGGCAAGCAGATGTCGATCGATGCAGACTTGAATGCTGGCCTCATTGATGAGCCGGAAGCGAAAGATCGCCGGAAGAAGCTGAACCAAGAAGCAGAGTTCTATGGGGCGATGGACGGCGCGAGCCGTTTTACGCAACGGGATGCGGTAGCGGGTATCCTCATCCTGCTGATCAATGTCTGTGCGGGTTTTCTGATTGGGGTTCTGCAATATGGGATGGATCTCTTCCGGGCCTTTGAAACCTATACCATCCTGACCATTGGTGATGGCCTCGTTACCGTGATCCCTGCACTGATGATCTCGATGGCAGGCGGCCTCATTGTTACGCGGGCCTCCAGCGAAGGTCAGCTCGACGCTGAAGTGAAGCGCCAGGTGCTGACCAATCCCGAACCGATTGCGCTCGCGGGGATTGTGCTGGTGTTGCTCGCGCTTGTGCCCGGGCTGCCGAAGCTGCCCTTTGCAGGATTGGGCGCACTGGCGCTTTATGGCGCTAAGCGTCTGGCGGAGGCCAAGCGGCTGAAAGATCTGGCGAAGCCAGAACCGGCGGCTGCGGCCGCTTCGAACAAAGACACCATCGAGACCTTACTGCGAGTCGACACGGTTGCGGTGGAAGTCGGTCTCGGACTGGTGCGGCTGGTGGAAGGAGGCGGGCAGAGTACGCTGCTGCAACGCATCTCCGGGGTCCGCAAGCAGATGGCTACGGATCTTGGCTTTGTACTTCCCGCCGTCCGGGTTACGGATAACCTGAGCTTGCGCGCGACGGAATACCGCATTCTGGTCAAGGGAAACGAGATGGCTCGTTTCGAGGTCAAGCGGGGATATGAGCTGGCGCTTCTTGCTGGCGATGCCAAAGATCCAGGTCACTTGCGGGCGATCGATGCACTGCTGAGTCAGGGAGCCTTTCGTACGAAGGAGCCGGCCTTCCAACTCGATGCGCTTTGGGTGCCGAATGAACTGGTGGAGCAAGCGCGGATGGAAGGCTGCACGATTGTGGATACAGCCAGCCTAGTCGGGACTCATTTTTCCGAAATTGTGAAGCGCTCTGCTTGCGAGATCTTTACGCGTCAGGACACGAAGCGTTATGTCGATCGAGTGGCGGAAGAGACGCCGAAGTTAGTCGAAGATTTGGTCCCCAAATTGCTTCCCTTGAGTACTGTGCAGAAGATATTACAGAACTTACTGCGGGAACGCGTTTCAATTCGGGATGGCGTATCCATTTTGGAAGCGATGAGCGAAGGCGGAGCTGTTACCCGGAACCCCACTCTCATTACGGAGTTTGTTCGCCAATCCATCCGCCGCACGATTACGCGGCAGCTTTTGACCGGGGCCTCAGAACTGAACGCTTGGTTTCTCCATCCCGATCTGGAGCAGGATCTTGAGGCTTCTGTCGAGCACGGGGAGTTCAATAGCCACCTCACGGCCACACCTGCGAAGGTGCGCGAGTTGCTGGCGCGTTGTAAGCAAGTCTTTGACAATCCACTCTCTTCGGCGACGATTCTCTCTGGATCAAACTCGCGCTTCTTCCTGCGCCAGGTAACGGAAACCGCATTTCCAAATATGAACGTGCTCTCGCATTCGGAAATCGCATCGGGCATTCAGGTCAACTCCCTTGGACAGATTTAA
- a CDS encoding sigma-70 family RNA polymerase sigma factor, which yields MSSEVAHRIGAEEEMYYSPTQTSPPVEDRERLILEHLPQVRLIARRIHERLPESVSLEDLVSTGILGLIHAIDRFDPHLNVKLKTYAEYKIRGAILDSLRGLDWAPRQQRKKAKQIESAIASAEQRLKRAPREEEVAAELKLSIEEYHEWLMEVRGVNLGSLESGGGDEENRDLLRFIADKEENWPSNLCERSELERLLAEAIGRMPQIERTVLSLYYQKELTLREISRVVNLHESRISQLKSQAVLRLRSYLEKRWPVIRGA from the coding sequence ATGAGCAGCGAAGTTGCCCATCGAATCGGAGCCGAAGAAGAAATGTACTACTCGCCAACCCAGACCTCGCCGCCGGTAGAGGATCGAGAACGGCTCATCCTCGAGCACTTACCGCAGGTCCGTCTGATCGCGCGCCGCATCCACGAACGCCTCCCAGAAAGCGTTAGCTTGGAGGACCTGGTTTCTACCGGGATTCTGGGACTCATCCATGCCATCGATCGCTTCGATCCGCATCTCAACGTGAAGTTGAAGACCTATGCGGAGTATAAGATTCGTGGTGCCATCCTCGATAGCTTGCGAGGCCTGGACTGGGCGCCACGCCAACAGCGTAAGAAGGCGAAACAGATTGAGTCGGCGATTGCATCGGCGGAACAACGTCTCAAGCGGGCTCCACGGGAGGAGGAAGTGGCCGCGGAACTCAAGCTCAGCATTGAGGAGTACCACGAGTGGCTCATGGAAGTGCGTGGCGTCAATCTCGGGAGCCTGGAATCGGGTGGCGGCGATGAAGAAAATCGCGATCTCTTGCGCTTCATTGCAGATAAGGAAGAGAACTGGCCCTCCAACCTGTGCGAGCGTTCCGAACTCGAGCGGTTGCTGGCCGAAGCGATCGGACGGATGCCGCAGATCGAGCGTACTGTGCTGAGCCTTTACTACCAGAAAGAGCTCACTTTGCGGGAGATCTCCCGGGTGGTGAATCTCCACGAATCTCGCATCTCGCAGTTGAAGAGCCAAGCAGTGTTACGCCTGCGCTCTTACCTCGAAAAGCGTTGGCCCGTGATACGAGGGGCCTGA
- the fliN gene encoding flagellar motor switch protein FliN: MKTSFSRDELVSKLKDNLSIRIAQSLEAMIGATQRCHLIPEPPSATAGQEGKDFHGWTATYTAGARIQFRVFATAENWRLIGKTVLEAAGLDEFDDATLLSTYTETLAQAASSFAQDLSSLAGQKWEVSESHNGAEAEGNATAWGYAFPMGEAEAQIAVQVSEDLLALLLRPAASLEIPPQSEMHATPSQFDLLLDVELPVSVSFGRALVPLKEILKLNSGSIVELNRAVTEPVEVIVNNCVIARGEVVVVEGNYGVRIQQIISRQDRLRTVN, translated from the coding sequence ATGAAGACAAGTTTCAGCAGAGACGAGCTAGTCTCGAAGCTCAAAGACAACCTTTCCATCCGCATCGCTCAATCTCTTGAGGCGATGATCGGTGCGACGCAGCGTTGCCACCTCATCCCGGAGCCGCCCTCGGCCACCGCCGGCCAGGAGGGGAAGGATTTCCACGGCTGGACGGCGACCTACACGGCAGGCGCCAGAATTCAGTTTCGTGTCTTTGCGACGGCAGAAAATTGGCGGTTGATTGGCAAGACCGTTCTGGAAGCAGCAGGGCTCGACGAATTCGATGACGCGACCTTGTTGAGTACTTATACTGAGACCCTTGCTCAGGCCGCCTCGTCCTTTGCACAGGATCTTTCGAGCCTGGCGGGTCAGAAGTGGGAAGTTTCTGAATCGCACAATGGCGCGGAGGCTGAAGGCAATGCAACCGCCTGGGGCTATGCCTTTCCGATGGGAGAGGCAGAAGCACAGATCGCGGTTCAGGTCTCAGAGGACTTGCTTGCATTGCTGCTGCGGCCTGCCGCCTCACTCGAAATCCCTCCGCAATCGGAGATGCACGCCACGCCCTCGCAGTTTGACTTGCTGCTTGATGTCGAGCTTCCGGTCAGTGTGAGTTTTGGGCGTGCGCTGGTGCCGCTCAAAGAAATCTTGAAATTGAACTCCGGTTCCATTGTGGAACTGAATCGCGCCGTCACGGAACCCGTCGAGGTGATCGTGAACAACTGTGTGATTGCCCGAGGAGAGGTCGTCGTCGTCGAGGGCAACTATGGCGTGCGGATCCAACAAATCATCAGCAGGCAAGATCGCTTACGTACGGTGAACTAA
- a CDS encoding PDZ domain-containing protein, which yields MKFESLVIGSSLLLAGLETRGSAQIVLGGQPGEAVYYGQVAPAPPPPPQLPQMQDLVRLMALNGSYLGVGVRDIDAERKRVLNLKEERGAEVTSVEEDSPAAKAGLKTGDVVLEYAGQQVESMEQFIRMVRETPAGREVKLSVLRAGSAVSLTARPESGRNRVERTIRVLPIRPQGPGTAIPGWAVDSPRSIMYWHNGSLGVEAEALDNQLADFFGVREGVLVRSVTKGTPADKAGVKAGDVIVKVDETKVSSPREVTNAVRTAKTKTISLGLIREKKEHVVKVTFEDEGPAPVGIRGRSVQNKLHEN from the coding sequence ATGAAGTTTGAATCATTGGTGATCGGCAGTTCGTTGCTGCTGGCAGGATTGGAAACACGGGGGTCGGCCCAGATTGTTCTGGGTGGACAGCCCGGTGAGGCTGTTTATTACGGACAAGTTGCGCCTGCCCCGCCGCCCCCTCCACAGCTTCCGCAAATGCAGGATCTCGTTCGATTGATGGCATTGAATGGCAGCTACCTGGGAGTGGGCGTCAGGGACATCGATGCGGAGCGGAAACGGGTACTGAATCTGAAGGAAGAGCGCGGCGCCGAAGTGACAAGCGTCGAGGAAGACTCCCCCGCGGCCAAAGCAGGATTGAAAACAGGTGATGTGGTGCTCGAATATGCCGGCCAGCAAGTCGAGAGCATGGAGCAGTTCATCCGGATGGTGCGGGAGACCCCCGCAGGCCGGGAAGTGAAGCTCAGTGTCCTGCGAGCCGGCTCTGCCGTCTCACTGACGGCGAGACCTGAGAGTGGACGGAATCGTGTCGAGCGCACAATCCGCGTTCTGCCCATCCGGCCGCAAGGGCCTGGAACGGCAATCCCGGGCTGGGCAGTCGATAGCCCGCGCTCCATCATGTATTGGCATAACGGCAGTCTCGGAGTTGAGGCCGAGGCACTCGACAATCAACTGGCCGACTTCTTCGGAGTGCGAGAGGGCGTCCTGGTTCGCTCGGTCACCAAGGGCACTCCCGCCGACAAGGCCGGGGTGAAAGCCGGAGATGTCATCGTTAAAGTCGACGAGACAAAGGTCAGTTCGCCGCGCGAGGTGACCAATGCCGTCCGCACCGCCAAGACGAAGACGATCAGTCTGGGCCTCATTCGCGAGAAGAAAGAACATGTGGTCAAGGTGACCTTTGAAGACGAGGGCCCCGCACCGGTAGGAATTCGAGGCCGCTCGGTGCAGAATAAACTGCACGAAAACTAA
- a CDS encoding zf-HC2 domain-containing protein: MNCGWCKEHVELYVFGELDFDQEEKFEQHIQACAECAALVAEHQTILQLMHQAETEMPPSLLAECRSGLHSRLNAQQAVQRSWQGRIRELFPDWSRLLRPVIGFAMLAISFYAGKQFEERKSVSAAGVQTARIRTIQGTGNGMVQIVLEEPRQRMIVGGLNEEGIEQALMVAARQSPDPVMRIESLDLLRNRCSRDDVRQTMLQTLEKDDSPSVRLRALEGLRPCATEGNVRQALARVLLSDVNPNIRVQAIDLLVDRPPAEIIGTLQEVIRHDENDYVRARCLRVLSEMRASPGVF; encoded by the coding sequence ATGAACTGCGGCTGGTGCAAAGAGCACGTTGAACTTTACGTGTTTGGAGAGCTGGACTTCGATCAGGAAGAGAAGTTTGAGCAGCACATCCAGGCTTGCGCAGAGTGTGCCGCACTGGTCGCCGAGCATCAGACCATTCTGCAGTTGATGCATCAGGCCGAGACCGAGATGCCTCCATCCTTGCTGGCGGAATGCCGCTCGGGGTTGCATTCCCGCTTGAATGCTCAGCAGGCAGTGCAGCGCAGTTGGCAGGGACGGATTCGGGAGTTGTTTCCGGATTGGTCACGGCTCTTGCGGCCGGTGATTGGGTTCGCGATGCTGGCCATCAGTTTCTATGCCGGAAAACAATTTGAAGAACGGAAGTCCGTATCGGCCGCGGGAGTCCAGACGGCGCGGATCCGGACCATCCAGGGAACTGGCAATGGGATGGTTCAGATTGTCCTCGAAGAGCCGCGGCAGCGGATGATCGTGGGTGGACTGAATGAAGAGGGAATCGAGCAGGCCCTGATGGTGGCAGCCCGGCAGTCCCCGGACCCGGTGATGCGCATCGAGAGCCTCGATCTGTTACGCAATCGTTGCAGCCGCGACGATGTGCGCCAGACCATGCTCCAGACTCTGGAGAAAGACGATAGCCCGAGTGTCCGCCTGCGGGCTCTCGAAGGCTTGCGTCCCTGTGCGACAGAAGGCAATGTACGCCAAGCTCTCGCACGAGTGCTGCTCAGCGACGTGAATCCCAATATCCGCGTGCAGGCCATCGACCTGTTGGTCGATCGTCCACCGGCGGAGATCATTGGCACCTTGCAAGAAGTCATTCGCCACGATGAGAATGACTATGTGCGTGCCCGCTGCCTGCGGGTGTTGAGCGAGATGCGAGCCTCGCCCGGCGTATTCTAG